The Sphingobacteriales bacterium DNA segment CTGCTGCGCTACATACCCGATTATGTACAGGCTTTGTTGCGCGAAATAGAATTGCAAGCCGCCTATTTGAATGCCGACCCGCTGATTGAAAGTGTGTATTGGGGCGGCGGCACCCCCTCTTTGCTGCCCACAGACGACCTGCATCGTATTTTTGAACAACTGCACCGCTATTTTCGTATTGCACCCACCGCCGAAATTACCCTCGAAGCCAACCCTGACGACCTGCACACTGGTTATTTAAAATCTCTGCAACAAACGCCTGTCAATCGTTTGAGTATCGGCGTACAATCCTTTTTTGATGAGGATTTGAAGCTGATGCGCCGCGCCCACGATGCCCGCCTCGCATTGTATTGTATCAAAAATGCACAAGATCGGGGATTTGAAAATTTGAGTATCGACCTCATTTACGCCACCCCCACTTTGACTTCGGAACGCTGGCAGCAAAATTTATGGCAAACTTTCGCGCTGCAAGTGCCGCATTTTTCGGCTTACTCGCTCACCATAGAGCCGAAAACGATTTTATATCATCAACAAAGAAAGGGATTTTTTCAGGAAAGCTCCCCCGAAACAGCGGCAACGCACATGCAACAACTGATGCACGAAGCCGCCGCCAACGGCTACGAACATTACGAAATTTCCAACTTCGCCGCCAATGGCAATTATGCCCGCCACAACAGCAGCTACTGGCAACAAAAATATTATTTGGGTTTGGGAGCGGCGGCACATTCTTACAACGGCAACGCACGCCAATGGAATATTGCCAACAACGCCTCTTACATCAAAGCCGTTTTGCAGGAAAACCGCGTGCCTTGCGAGGGTGAGGTGCTTTCTGCCACACAACGCTACAATGAATACCTGCTCACCGGTTTGCGTACCAAATGGGGAGTAAAACCCGCCTACATTGCCGCCGAATTTGGAGCAGAGCGACTGCGGTATTTTGAGGAGCAGGCGGCAGAGTTGCTTGCAAAAAAATGGGCGTATTATGATGCAGAACAACAGTGCTACCGCCTCACCCAAAACGGCATATTACTCGCCGACCGCCTCACCGCCGATTTGTTTATAGATGACGAATTGTAAAAAAAATGCACTCCTTTATACGATAAGCACCGATTTTGCGTTCCGTATTTGCGGCACTGCAAAGAAAAGTGTAGTTTTGTAGTTTGAAAATAGAAAATTTTGTTTTAAAAATTTTACTTTTTATCTATAAATCAAAAAATTAAACTTGGTGTTGCATACTCTATAATATGATGATATATTGAAAAACTCTAAGCTCCAACACCTAAAAACGACCTAAAAAATATATAACGACCCTTGTTTTTTTTATATTTAATGAATACACGCTATTATATAATATTGGTATGGGCTGCATTATTGATGTGCAGCACCTTGCCCACCATCTTTGCTCAGGAAGTATTGCGCCCGCTCGGTGGCAACGCCGAATTGCAGCATCGTCATTTATGGCAACAGCTCAAATCTTCCACGCTCGGCTGGTCGTGCAACAGCGAAACCTCGCTCAACGCCGCCGCCGCTTTTGACTTTTACGAAGTAATGCGCCCCTCTTGCAGCGGCACAGACGGCAGCATCAGCATCAATTTTGCGCCCAATAATATCGCCGCCGTAGAAATTACCCTGCTCAATGTGCAAAGCGGCGAAGTGGTGGAACAAAATTCCATCAATCCCCAAATTCCTACACATACCCTCAGCGACATCGCCGCCGGTGTGTATCGGCTACAACTGAGTGCGGGCGGCGGCATATTTATAGACGAATTTATTTTTATCAGCGACATCAACGAAAATTTGGGCGGCGACTTGGGCAATAATTTTGATATTGACCGCGACTTTGACGTGAGCAACGAACGCTGTACGGTGGGCAGCATCAAACGCACCTTCTCCGCCATTCTCGGAACTACCTACTCCGCCCGCATCTACGACCTGCACACCTCGAATCCAAAGGAACGATAGTGCTTGCCAACGTGGGCGTAGGAGAAATTGCATTGCCCGCCGGCGATTATTTTCTCCAAATAAAACCCGTCGCCGGAGCAGGCTGCAAAGCATTTCTGCATTTTTCTATCGCCAAAGAACCCATCAATTTCGTGCCATTCCGCGATGATTTCTCCAATCAGTTCGCAACACTCTCGCGTAGCAGCATCTATGCACAATACGAAAAATGGGAAATCGGCAAGCAAGTATATGTCAATGCCACCCTGCCTATTGACCCTCCTACCATTGGCGTAGCTACTTTTGATGGTTTAGATGAATACGGTTTGCCGTATTTTGTGTCGGATACTTTGCAAACGGGCAGTGCCGACA contains these protein-coding regions:
- the hemW gene encoding radical SAM family heme chaperone HemW; translated protein: MAGIYLHIPFCKQACSYCNFHFSTLLRYIPDYVQALLREIELQAAYLNADPLIESVYWGGGTPSLLPTDDLHRIFEQLHRYFRIAPTAEITLEANPDDLHTGYLKSLQQTPVNRLSIGVQSFFDEDLKLMRRAHDARLALYCIKNAQDRGFENLSIDLIYATPTLTSERWQQNLWQTFALQVPHFSAYSLTIEPKTILYHQQRKGFFQESSPETAATHMQQLMHEAAANGYEHYEISNFAANGNYARHNSSYWQQKYYLGLGAAAHSYNGNARQWNIANNASYIKAVLQENRVPCEGEVLSATQRYNEYLLTGLRTKWGVKPAYIAAEFGAERLRYFEEQAAELLAKKWAYYDAEQQCYRLTQNGILLADRLTADLFIDDEL